The sequence CCTCACCCTCCAAAACAACCGCTTTATTTTCAGAATCGAGTGCAAAAGTTTTCATCGCCAAAGCAACACAGCTTGCAGCGCCTATGCACAAATCCCGATCTACAGTAATTTTCCACTTCTTCATACCTTCGGTATTAACTAATTTAAACTAATATCATTCATTCAAATTTGTAGCCTGCTTTGCAGGCAATTCGCTCATATTCGTTACTTTCCGAAGCGCTTCCAGTGCCAAAAAGGCACACTTTAACCTTGCCGGTGCAACTGGTCCACCAAGCATTTCCAAAACATCGTCTCCGATAAGTTTAGAAACGGTTCTGACAGATTTACCTTTAACATTATCCGAAAGAATCGACGCCGATGCAATCGAGATGGCGCAGCCATTGCCAATAAACGAAATGTCTGCAATCTTCCCTTTGTTGATTTTAAAAAACAAAGTCAACTCGTCCCCACATAATGGATTTACCTGATCCACGACTAAATCAGCACCTCTCATCACTCCAAAATTCAAAGGATTCTGCCAATGTTCAAGTATTTCTTCCCGATATAAATCATTCATATTAAACTCGAATTTCGTTTTTCGATAGAAAACGCGACCATATCGAAACACGGAACAATTTTCAAATTCTCAAATTTTCTAAATGTTTTGAATTTTTAGCTTTTGTCATTCGAGTTTGTTTCGGATTTCGTGCTTCGTATTTCGGATTTATTTTGAAGGTTGCAAGTACCTTTAAAATACCTTCAAAGAGCGCATCGACGTCTTCTTTTGTGTTGTAGATATAAAAACTTGCCCTCGCTGCAGAAGAAATTCCCAAAAATCTCATCAAAGGTTGAGCACAGTGATGACCGGACCTAATGGCAATCCCTTCAGAATCAAGAATCGACGCCACATCATGCGCATGTATCTTCCCAACATTAAAAGCAACCACTCCACCTCGTTTTTTAACATCTTTCGGGCCCAAAATTATAACTTCCGAAATCTTTGATAATTTTTCAATAGTGTATTGGGTCAGCTCCATTTCGTGGTCCCTCACCTTACTCATACCAATCGCATTGAGGTATTCTGTAGCCTCCCCCAACGCTACTGCTCCTGCAATATTTGGCGTCCCAGCCTCGAACTTCCAAGGTAATTCATTCCAGCTCGATTTATCGAATTCAACTTCCGAAATCATTTCTCCTCCAAACAAAAACGGGGGCATCTCCTCTAAAAGTTGCCTCTTCCCCCACAAAACCCCTA is a genomic window of Candidatus Curtissbacteria bacterium containing:
- a CDS encoding iron-sulfur cluster assembly scaffold protein, producing MNDLYREEILEHWQNPLNFGVMRGADLVVDQVNPLCGDELTLFFKINKGKIADISFIGNGCAISIASASILSDNVKGKSVRTVSKLIGDDVLEMLGGPVAPARLKCAFLALEALRKVTNMSELPAKQATNLNE
- a CDS encoding ferredoxin, translating into MKKWKITVDRDLCIGAASCVALAMKTFALDSENKAVVLEGEGDPPEMIKLAAESCPTKAIILVDEETGEQEYP